From Sporosarcina sp. Te-1, the proteins below share one genomic window:
- the yfkAB gene encoding radical SAM/CxCxxxxC motif protein YfkAB produces the protein MNQNPNERVEELMKMTPKTDPWEAYMDMDLYGKLTLSSIEFTTTYLCNMRCEHCAVGDMLALKDPDALPIELLISRLEEIPHLRTISITGGEPMFSKKSVEQYVRPLLQYAHERGVKTQMNSNLTMPLERYMEIAPYLDVLHISHNWGTVDDFIEGGFANMERKPPVEKRAEQFQRMIDNSRALSEAGVFVSAETMLNKRTAPYLEKIHRQVVDEMKCSRHEIHPMYPVDFASQLEVLPLDEIRTAIHRLLDNRDESIWMLFGTLPFYPCSGVQEDLELLERLYQAPNVSVRNDPDGRSRLNVNIFSGDVIVTDFGDVKPMGNIQTDALPGLLDKWLESPLARSVNCHCPQVRCLGPNLLVKHAYYPDEEFTGKQTRIGLGAGV, from the coding sequence ATGAATCAGAATCCAAATGAAAGAGTTGAAGAATTGATGAAGATGACACCGAAGACGGATCCATGGGAAGCGTATATGGATATGGATTTATACGGGAAGTTAACCTTATCAAGTATCGAGTTTACGACTACGTATCTTTGTAATATGCGCTGTGAACATTGTGCGGTTGGGGATATGCTGGCCCTCAAGGATCCGGATGCATTGCCGATTGAATTGCTCATTTCCCGTTTGGAGGAAATTCCGCATTTGCGTACGATCAGCATTACAGGCGGAGAACCGATGTTTTCAAAGAAGTCAGTTGAACAGTATGTGCGGCCGTTACTTCAATATGCTCATGAGCGCGGCGTCAAAACACAGATGAATTCGAACCTCACCATGCCTCTCGAGCGCTATATGGAGATTGCCCCTTACTTGGACGTCTTGCATATTTCACATAACTGGGGAACCGTTGATGATTTTATTGAAGGCGGGTTCGCCAATATGGAACGGAAGCCGCCGGTCGAGAAGCGGGCGGAACAATTCCAGCGGATGATTGATAATAGCCGTGCCTTATCAGAAGCGGGCGTTTTCGTATCGGCAGAAACAATGCTTAATAAAAGAACTGCGCCTTATTTAGAGAAGATTCACCGTCAAGTGGTGGATGAGATGAAATGCAGCCGACATGAAATCCATCCGATGTATCCGGTTGACTTTGCGTCACAGCTTGAAGTGCTGCCGCTTGATGAAATTCGTACTGCCATTCACCGGTTGCTAGATAACCGAGATGAATCCATATGGATGCTGTTCGGGACGCTGCCGTTCTATCCATGCAGTGGCGTGCAGGAAGATCTGGAATTGCTGGAACGCTTGTATCAGGCGCCGAATGTGTCAGTCCGTAATGACCCGGACGGCCGATCACGCCTAAATGTTAATATATTTTCTGGGGATGTCATTGTAACGGACTTCGGTGATGTGAAGCCGATGGGGAACATCCAAACCGATGCACTCCCCGGCTTGCTGGACAAATGGCTGGAGAGCCCGCTCGCGCGATCTGTCAACTGCCACTGTCCACAAGTCCGTTGCCTTGGACCGAACTTGCTTGTGAAACATGCGTATTATCCCGATGAAGAGTTCACAGGGAAACAAACGCGTATCGGCCTTGGTGCAGGAGTCTAA